The following proteins are co-located in the Vidua macroura isolate BioBank_ID:100142 chromosome 1, ASM2450914v1, whole genome shotgun sequence genome:
- the PPP1R16A gene encoding protein phosphatase 1 regulatory subunit 16A isoform X1 — translation MAEHRELLAEMPAVSRLSTPERLRHAQKRRAQQLKKWAQAEKEIPGIAAAAAGERKRRRRRKTVTFPASVRLLEAAARHDAEEVRQFLESGISPDLCNEDGLTALHQSCIDDSVPLARLLLDAGAAVDARDAELWTPLHAAATCGHRGLAQLLIQRGADLLAVNSDGNMPYDLCEDEATLECLESAMARQGITQERIEEARAATERAMLREIRELIRDGARLDEPRGHGATLLHVAAANGYLEAAELLLEHRARADARDADGWQPLHAAACWGQVQLVELLVAHGADLGAKSLLDETPLDVCGDEEVRAKLLELKHKRAAVLKSQERQKSQLQRRTSSAGSRGKVVRRASLSERSSRLRRELRREAIVWGHLGDSEDEDRASAEGHRGGAGDPSPTSEPSSPSPHPNGSATSPTSPTSPRCPLPTPSGDKSHPHTLADLKRHRAAAKNPKNHPKNHPKNPETHLGDVVGDVTVGDTVGDTVGDIVGDTVGDTVGDIVEPPLLRLTAPAEEGAAEKRRCCRVM, via the exons ATGGCGGAGCACCGGGAGCTGCTGGCCGAGATGCCGGCGGTTTCCCGCCTCAGCACTCCGGAGCGCCTCCGGCACGCCCAGAAACGCCGGGcgcagcagctgaagaaatggGCGCAGGCGGAGAAGGAAATCCCGGGAATCGCCGCGGCGGCCGCCGGcgagaggaagaggaggaggaggaggaagacgGTGACGTTCCCGGCCAGCGTCCGGCTCCTGGAAGCGGCCGCCCGGCACGACGCCGAGGAAG TCCGGCAGTTCCTGGAGAGCGGGATCAGCCCCGACCTGTGCAACGAGGACGGGCTGACGGCGCTGCACCAG AGCTGCATCGACGACTCCGTGCCGCTGGCCCGGCTGCTGCTGGACGCGGGCGCCGCCGTGGACGCGCGCGACGCCGAGCTCTGGACGCCGCTGCACGCCGCCGCCACCTGCGGCCACCGCGGCCTGGCGCAGCTGCTGATCCAGCG CGGCGCCGACCTGCTGGCGGTGAATTCCGACGGGAACATGCCCTACGACCTCTGCGAGGACGAGGCCACCCTGGAGTGCCTGGAGAGCGCCATGGCGCGGCAGG GGATCACGCAGGAGCGCATCGAGGAGGCGCGGGCGGCCACGGAGCGCGCCATGCTGCGGGAAATCCGGGAGCTGATCCGCGACGGAGCGCGGCTGGACGAGCCCCGGGGACACGGCGCCACCCTG CTGCACGTGGCGGCCGCCAACGGGTACCTGGAGGCGGccgagctgctcctggagcaccGCGCCCGCGCCGACGCGCGCGACGCCGACGGCTGGCAGCCGCTGCACGCCGCcgcctgctggggacag gtgcagctggtggagctgctggtggctcaCGGCGCCGACCTCGGCGCCAAATCGCTGCTGGACGAGACTCCCCTGG ATGTGTGCGGGGACGAGGAGGTGAGGGCcaagctgctggagctgaagcACAAGCGGGCGGCCGTGCTGAAATCCCAGGAGAGGCAgaaatcccagctccagaggagaACGTCCAGCGCCGGCAGCCGCGG GAAGGTGGTGCGCCGCGCCAGCCTCTCGGAGCGCTCCAGCCGCCTGCGCCGGGAGCTGCGGCGCGAGGCCATCGTCTggggacacctcggggacaGCGAGGACGAGGACAGGGCCAGCGCCGAGGGCCACCGCGGCGGCGCCGGG GACCCGTCCCCAACCTCGGAGCCATCCTCGCCGTCCCCTCACCCCAACGGCTCCGCGACGTCCCCGACGTCCCCGAcgtcccctcgctgtcccctgcCCACCCCCTCGGGTGACAAAAGCCACCCGCACACCTTGGCCGACCTCAAACGGCACCGGGCGGCcgccaaaaaccccaaaaaccaccccaaaaaccaccccaaaaaccccgaaACACATCTTGGCGACGTCGTTGGGGACGTCACCGTTGGGGACACCGTTGGGGACACCGTTGGGGACATCGTTGGGGACACCGTTGGGGACACCGTTGGGGACATCGTGGAGCCGCCGCTGCTGCGGCTGACGGCGCCGGCCGAGGAGGGCGCGGCGGAGAAGCGGCGCTGCTGTCGGGTGATGTGA
- the PPP1R16A gene encoding protein phosphatase 1 regulatory subunit 16A isoform X2 translates to MAEHRELLAEMPAVSRLSTPERLRHAQKRRAQQLKKWAQAEKEIPGIAAAAAGERKRRRRRKTVTFPASVRLLEAAARHDAEEVRQFLESGISPDLCNEDGLTALHQSCIDDSVPLARLLLDAGAAVDARDAELWTPLHAAATCGHRGLAQLLIQRGADLLAVNSDGNMPYDLCEDEATLECLESAMARQGITQERIEEARAATERAMLREIRELIRDGARLDEPRGHGATLLHVAAANGYLEAAELLLEHRARADARDADGWQPLHAAACWGQVQLVELLVAHGADLGAKSLLDETPLDVCGDEEVRAKLLELKHKRAAVLKSQERQKSQLQRRTSSAGSRGWCAAPASRSAPAACAGSCGARPSSGDTSGTARTRTGPAPRATAAAPGTRPQPRSHPRRPLTPTAPRRPRRPRRPLAVPCPPPRVTKATRTPWPTSNGTGRPPKTPKTTPKTTPKTPKHILATSLGTSPLGTPLGTPLGTSLGTPLGTPLGTSWSRRCCG, encoded by the exons ATGGCGGAGCACCGGGAGCTGCTGGCCGAGATGCCGGCGGTTTCCCGCCTCAGCACTCCGGAGCGCCTCCGGCACGCCCAGAAACGCCGGGcgcagcagctgaagaaatggGCGCAGGCGGAGAAGGAAATCCCGGGAATCGCCGCGGCGGCCGCCGGcgagaggaagaggaggaggaggaggaagacgGTGACGTTCCCGGCCAGCGTCCGGCTCCTGGAAGCGGCCGCCCGGCACGACGCCGAGGAAG TCCGGCAGTTCCTGGAGAGCGGGATCAGCCCCGACCTGTGCAACGAGGACGGGCTGACGGCGCTGCACCAG AGCTGCATCGACGACTCCGTGCCGCTGGCCCGGCTGCTGCTGGACGCGGGCGCCGCCGTGGACGCGCGCGACGCCGAGCTCTGGACGCCGCTGCACGCCGCCGCCACCTGCGGCCACCGCGGCCTGGCGCAGCTGCTGATCCAGCG CGGCGCCGACCTGCTGGCGGTGAATTCCGACGGGAACATGCCCTACGACCTCTGCGAGGACGAGGCCACCCTGGAGTGCCTGGAGAGCGCCATGGCGCGGCAGG GGATCACGCAGGAGCGCATCGAGGAGGCGCGGGCGGCCACGGAGCGCGCCATGCTGCGGGAAATCCGGGAGCTGATCCGCGACGGAGCGCGGCTGGACGAGCCCCGGGGACACGGCGCCACCCTG CTGCACGTGGCGGCCGCCAACGGGTACCTGGAGGCGGccgagctgctcctggagcaccGCGCCCGCGCCGACGCGCGCGACGCCGACGGCTGGCAGCCGCTGCACGCCGCcgcctgctggggacag gtgcagctggtggagctgctggtggctcaCGGCGCCGACCTCGGCGCCAAATCGCTGCTGGACGAGACTCCCCTGG ATGTGTGCGGGGACGAGGAGGTGAGGGCcaagctgctggagctgaagcACAAGCGGGCGGCCGTGCTGAAATCCCAGGAGAGGCAgaaatcccagctccagaggagaACGTCCAGCGCCGGCAGCCGCGG GTGGTGCGCCGCGCCAGCCTCTCGGAGCGCTCCAGCCGCCTGCGCCGGGAGCTGCGGCGCGAGGCCATCGTCTggggacacctcggggacaGCGAGGACGAGGACAGGGCCAGCGCCGAGGGCCACCGCGGCGGCGCCGGG GACCCGTCCCCAACCTCGGAGCCATCCTCGCCGTCCCCTCACCCCAACGGCTCCGCGACGTCCCCGACGTCCCCGAcgtcccctcgctgtcccctgcCCACCCCCTCGGGTGACAAAAGCCACCCGCACACCTTGGCCGACCTCAAACGGCACCGGGCGGCcgccaaaaaccccaaaaaccaccccaaaaaccaccccaaaaaccccgaaACACATCTTGGCGACGTCGTTGGGGACGTCACCGTTGGGGACACCGTTGGGGACACCGTTGGGGACATCGTTGGGGACACCGTTGGGGACACCGTTGGGGACATCGTGGAGCCGCCGCTGCTGCGGCTGA
- the PPP1R16A gene encoding protein phosphatase 1 regulatory subunit 16A isoform X3 yields MAEHRELLAEMPAVSRLSTPERLRHAQKRRAQQLKKWAQAEKEIPGIAAAAAGERKRRRRRKTVTFPASVRLLEAAARHDAEEVRQFLESGISPDLCNEDGLTALHQSCIDDSVPLARLLLDAGAAVDARDAELWTPLHAAATCGHRGLAQLLIQRGADLLAVNSDGNMPYDLCEDEATLECLESAMARQGITQERIEEARAATERAMLREIRELIRDGARLDEPRGHGATLLHVAAANGYLEAAELLLEHRARADARDADGWQPLHAAACWGQVQLVELLVAHGADLGAKSLLDETPLDVCGDEEVRAKLLELKHKRAAVLKSQERQKSQLQRRTSSAGSRGTRPQPRSHPRRPLTPTAPRRPRRPRRPLAVPCPPPRVTKATRTPWPTSNGTGRPPKTPKTTPKTTPKTPKHILATSLGTSPLGTPLGTPLGTSLGTPLGTPLGTSWSRRCCG; encoded by the exons ATGGCGGAGCACCGGGAGCTGCTGGCCGAGATGCCGGCGGTTTCCCGCCTCAGCACTCCGGAGCGCCTCCGGCACGCCCAGAAACGCCGGGcgcagcagctgaagaaatggGCGCAGGCGGAGAAGGAAATCCCGGGAATCGCCGCGGCGGCCGCCGGcgagaggaagaggaggaggaggaggaagacgGTGACGTTCCCGGCCAGCGTCCGGCTCCTGGAAGCGGCCGCCCGGCACGACGCCGAGGAAG TCCGGCAGTTCCTGGAGAGCGGGATCAGCCCCGACCTGTGCAACGAGGACGGGCTGACGGCGCTGCACCAG AGCTGCATCGACGACTCCGTGCCGCTGGCCCGGCTGCTGCTGGACGCGGGCGCCGCCGTGGACGCGCGCGACGCCGAGCTCTGGACGCCGCTGCACGCCGCCGCCACCTGCGGCCACCGCGGCCTGGCGCAGCTGCTGATCCAGCG CGGCGCCGACCTGCTGGCGGTGAATTCCGACGGGAACATGCCCTACGACCTCTGCGAGGACGAGGCCACCCTGGAGTGCCTGGAGAGCGCCATGGCGCGGCAGG GGATCACGCAGGAGCGCATCGAGGAGGCGCGGGCGGCCACGGAGCGCGCCATGCTGCGGGAAATCCGGGAGCTGATCCGCGACGGAGCGCGGCTGGACGAGCCCCGGGGACACGGCGCCACCCTG CTGCACGTGGCGGCCGCCAACGGGTACCTGGAGGCGGccgagctgctcctggagcaccGCGCCCGCGCCGACGCGCGCGACGCCGACGGCTGGCAGCCGCTGCACGCCGCcgcctgctggggacag gtgcagctggtggagctgctggtggctcaCGGCGCCGACCTCGGCGCCAAATCGCTGCTGGACGAGACTCCCCTGG ATGTGTGCGGGGACGAGGAGGTGAGGGCcaagctgctggagctgaagcACAAGCGGGCGGCCGTGCTGAAATCCCAGGAGAGGCAgaaatcccagctccagaggagaACGTCCAGCGCCGGCAGCCGCGG GACCCGTCCCCAACCTCGGAGCCATCCTCGCCGTCCCCTCACCCCAACGGCTCCGCGACGTCCCCGACGTCCCCGAcgtcccctcgctgtcccctgcCCACCCCCTCGGGTGACAAAAGCCACCCGCACACCTTGGCCGACCTCAAACGGCACCGGGCGGCcgccaaaaaccccaaaaaccaccccaaaaaccaccccaaaaaccccgaaACACATCTTGGCGACGTCGTTGGGGACGTCACCGTTGGGGACACCGTTGGGGACACCGTTGGGGACATCGTTGGGGACACCGTTGGGGACACCGTTGGGGACATCGTGGAGCCGCCGCTGCTGCGGCTGA